One Anolis carolinensis isolate JA03-04 chromosome 4, rAnoCar3.1.pri, whole genome shotgun sequence DNA window includes the following coding sequences:
- the clul1 gene encoding clusterin-like protein 1, protein MKSLLILVYLIWVKGHHCVPIKDEEFNDVENLKVLSEVGEKYVDEEVKKALIGIKQMKIMMERNELKHTDLMKTLKKSSEEKEEAVRLMNEVKERLEEEENVCQGSLKNLWGECKSCLESNCMRFYTTCRHGLSTFTRKIEDFFRKMTPLSLPMYELQEKDLPKKEDVHIVQMENLFNQLLSDMGIIFEKSFVFFKQMQKEFDQSFQMYFMSDPDVTEPYYLPSFPEESSRNTGSPKDWEVPGFLQLVFDFSKTILEGVGEVITEAFDEYQESARELVEQIKDSNKSGMFSSDIAGHERTPCSQLRQNLSGCPQFHERCHECQDDLVRVCPNVPELHIKYDDAFKLVNISNEQYQQILQMVQRHTEDTSYLLNKMKERFGWVSELSNMTIGPENIFNIVKVSSIAKGSENSSLNETVVDVNILTSPTFTIKVPQDLDTESSEFIELVAGKALQLYKKNF, encoded by the exons ATGAAGTCTTTACTCATCTTAGTTTACTTAATATGGGTAAAAGGCCATCACTGTGTACCTATCAAAGATGAAGAATTTAATGATGTGGAAAACCTGAAAG TTTTGTCCGAAGTTGGAGAAAAATATGTAGATGAAGAAGTAAAGAAAGCCTTGATAGGCATTAAGCAGATGAAAATCATGATGGAAAGAAACGAACTCAAGCATACGGATCTGATGAAAACCTTAAAGAAGAGCAGTGAGGAAAAAGAG GAGGCTGTGAGGCTCATGAATGAAGTGAAAGAAAGACTAGAAGAAGAGGAAAACGTATGCCAGGGATCACTGAAAAATCTGTGGGGTGAATGCAAATCTTGTCTAGAAAGTAACTGTATGAGATTTTATACTACCTGTCGCCATGGTCTCTCTACATTTACAAGGAAG ATTGAAGATTTTTTCAGAAAAATGACTCCATTGTCACTTCCAATGTATGAGCTTCAAGAGAAAGATCTTCCAAAGAAAGAGGATGTCCATATTGTACAAATGGAAAACCTGTTTAACCAGCTGTTATCTGACATGGGCATCATCTTTGAAAAAAGCTTTGTCTTCTTCAAGCAGATGCAAAAAGAATTTGACCAGTCTTTCCAAATGTATTTCATGTCTGATCCAGATGTGACAGAGCCCTATTATTTGCCATCTTTTCCTGAGGAGTCTTCAAGAAACACAGGCTCCCCCAAAGACTGGGAGGTGCCGGGATTCTTGCAACTAGTTTTTGACTTCAGTAAAACCATTTTGGAAGGTGTTGGTGAAGTGATAACTGAGGCATTTGATGAATACCAAGAGAGTGCAAGAGAGTTGGTGGAGCAAATTAAAG ATTCCAACAAAAGTGGAATGTTCTCTAGCGACATAGCAGGCCACGAGAGAACTCCATGCAGTCAGCTACGTCAGAACTTATCAGGATGCCCTCAGTTCCACGAAAGATGCCACGAATGTCAGGATGATCTTGTGAGAG TTTGTCCCAATGTTCCTGAACTTCATATCAAGTACGATGATGCTTTTAAGTTGGTCAATATTTCTAATGAGCAGTATCAACAAATTCTCCAGATGGTCCAGCGTCATACAGAAGACACATCCTACTTGTTgaataaaatgaaagaaaggtTTGGCTGGGTCTCTGAGTTATCTAACATGACCATTGGACCTGAAAACATTTtcaatatagtaaag GTATCATCAATTGCGAAAGGAAGTGAAAATTCCAGTCTGAATGAAACGGTGGTTGACGTGAATATTTTGACTTCACCTACTTTTACCATTAAGGTCCCCCAGGATCTAGACACTGAGAGTTCTGAATTCATTGAGTTAGTTGCTGGGAAAGCTTTACAACTTTACAAAAAAAATTTCTAG